A window from Musa acuminata AAA Group cultivar baxijiao chromosome BXJ3-10, Cavendish_Baxijiao_AAA, whole genome shotgun sequence encodes these proteins:
- the LOC135651098 gene encoding zinc finger transcription factor YY1-like isoform X2, translating into MEFPMDHYPAAEKRPAARDRRTTAVRWFKEWVPQDVVATGGKCFLLKWVTEDKLKALKEKSKETESEDQKPEPATEVLFLCSYEGCGKTFIDAGALKKHAHIHGEKQHVCQYEGCGKKFLDSSKLKRHYLIHTGERDFICPYEGCGKDNYHVCPYPECGKRYINESKLRTHVKTHHEKSTMVDMVKHATPVEKPHTSKATAAAYGSASAERPYACPYEGCEKAYIHEYKLNLHLRKEHPGHNSEENGKPAPVVGHGLEEASDQEVYITKGGIGKNSKRSKPNVAPQMPRAKITNRKGNLVPTNMPAVKKQWASKEMYEEDSEETEEEDRDNAEEDGWRYQANGDDEETEEEE; encoded by the exons ATGGAGTTCCCGATGGATCACTACCCCGCGGCGGAGAAGCGGCCCGCTGCGAGGGATCGCCGGACCACCGCCGTCCGATGGTTCAAGGAATG GGTTCCGCAGGACGTGGTTGCGACGGGAGGGAAGTGCTTCCTTCTGAAGTGGGTTACTG AGGACAAGTTAAAAGCCCTGAAAGAGAAGTCTAAGGAAACAGAATCAGAAGATCAGAAACCTGAACCAGCTACAGAAGTTCTTTTTCTCTGCAGCTACGAGGGTTGTGGAAAAACTTTCATCGATGCAGGGGCTTTGAAGAAACATGCTCACATCCATGGAGAGAAGCAACATGTTTGTCAATATGAAGGATGTGGCAAG AAATTTTTAGACAGTTCAAAGTTGAAGAGGCATTATCTTATTCATACAGGTGAAAGAGATTTCATATGTCCTTATGAAGGCTGTGGTAAG GATAATTATCATGTTTGTCCTTACCCAGAATGCGGGAAGAGATATATAAATGAGAGCAAGCTAAGAACCCATGTAAAGACACATCATGAAAAG AGTACAATGGTTGATATGGTGAAGCATGCTACGCCGGTAGAGAAGCCACATACTTCCAAGGCAACCGCAGCTGCTTATGGTTCTGCTTCTGCTGAGCGCCCTTATGCCTGTCCATATGAAGGTTGTGAGAAAGCTTACATTCATGAGTACAAATTGAACCTCCATCTGAGAAAGGAACATCCTGGCCATAATTCCGAAGAAAATGGTAAACCTGCTCCAGTTGTTGGCCATGGTTTGGAGGAAGCCAGTGATCAGGAAGTGTACATCACAAAAGGTGGCATCGGCAAGAACTCAAAACGAAGCAAGCCCAATGTGGCACCGCAGATGCCACGTGCTAAAATCACAAACCGGAAAGGAAATCTGGTTCCTACAAATATGCCTGCTGTCAAGAAGCAATGGGCGAGCAAAGAGATGTACGAGGAAGATAGTGaggaaacagaagaagaagatcggGACAATGCCGAAGAGGATGGGTGGAGGTATCAGGCAAATGGGGATGATGAGGAGACAGAGGAGGAAGAATGA
- the LOC135651098 gene encoding zinc finger transcription factor YY1-like isoform X3, translating into MEFPMDHYPAAEKRPAARDRRTTAVRWFKEWVPQDVVATGGKCFLLKWVTEDKLKALKEKSKETESEDQKPEPATEVLFLCSYEGCGKTFIDAGALKKHAHIHGEKQHVCQYEGCGKAFSLDFNLRAHMKTHSQDNYHVCPYPECGKRYINESKLRTHVKTHHEKSTMVDMVKHATPVEKPHTSKATAAAYGSASAERPYACPYEGCEKAYIHEYKLNLHLRKEHPGHNSEENGKPAPVVGHGLEEASDQEVYITKGGIGKNSKRSKPNVAPQMPRAKITNRKGNLVPTNMPAVKKQWASKEMYEEDSEETEEEDRDNAEEDGWRYQANGDDEETEEEE; encoded by the exons ATGGAGTTCCCGATGGATCACTACCCCGCGGCGGAGAAGCGGCCCGCTGCGAGGGATCGCCGGACCACCGCCGTCCGATGGTTCAAGGAATG GGTTCCGCAGGACGTGGTTGCGACGGGAGGGAAGTGCTTCCTTCTGAAGTGGGTTACTG AGGACAAGTTAAAAGCCCTGAAAGAGAAGTCTAAGGAAACAGAATCAGAAGATCAGAAACCTGAACCAGCTACAGAAGTTCTTTTTCTCTGCAGCTACGAGGGTTGTGGAAAAACTTTCATCGATGCAGGGGCTTTGAAGAAACATGCTCACATCCATGGAGAGAAGCAACATGTTTGTCAATATGAAGGATGTGGCAAG GCCTTCTCATTGGATTTTAACTTAAGGGCACATATGAAAACACATTCGCAGGATAATTATCATGTTTGTCCTTACCCAGAATGCGGGAAGAGATATATAAATGAGAGCAAGCTAAGAACCCATGTAAAGACACATCATGAAAAG AGTACAATGGTTGATATGGTGAAGCATGCTACGCCGGTAGAGAAGCCACATACTTCCAAGGCAACCGCAGCTGCTTATGGTTCTGCTTCTGCTGAGCGCCCTTATGCCTGTCCATATGAAGGTTGTGAGAAAGCTTACATTCATGAGTACAAATTGAACCTCCATCTGAGAAAGGAACATCCTGGCCATAATTCCGAAGAAAATGGTAAACCTGCTCCAGTTGTTGGCCATGGTTTGGAGGAAGCCAGTGATCAGGAAGTGTACATCACAAAAGGTGGCATCGGCAAGAACTCAAAACGAAGCAAGCCCAATGTGGCACCGCAGATGCCACGTGCTAAAATCACAAACCGGAAAGGAAATCTGGTTCCTACAAATATGCCTGCTGTCAAGAAGCAATGGGCGAGCAAAGAGATGTACGAGGAAGATAGTGaggaaacagaagaagaagatcggGACAATGCCGAAGAGGATGGGTGGAGGTATCAGGCAAATGGGGATGATGAGGAGACAGAGGAGGAAGAATGA
- the LOC135651098 gene encoding zinc finger transcription factor YY1-like isoform X1 — MEFPMDHYPAAEKRPAARDRRTTAVRWFKEWVPQDVVATGGKCFLLKWVTEDKLKALKEKSKETESEDQKPEPATEVLFLCSYEGCGKTFIDAGALKKHAHIHGEKQHVCQYEGCGKKFLDSSKLKRHYLIHTGERDFICPYEGCGKAFSLDFNLRAHMKTHSQDNYHVCPYPECGKRYINESKLRTHVKTHHEKSTMVDMVKHATPVEKPHTSKATAAAYGSASAERPYACPYEGCEKAYIHEYKLNLHLRKEHPGHNSEENGKPAPVVGHGLEEASDQEVYITKGGIGKNSKRSKPNVAPQMPRAKITNRKGNLVPTNMPAVKKQWASKEMYEEDSEETEEEDRDNAEEDGWRYQANGDDEETEEEE; from the exons ATGGAGTTCCCGATGGATCACTACCCCGCGGCGGAGAAGCGGCCCGCTGCGAGGGATCGCCGGACCACCGCCGTCCGATGGTTCAAGGAATG GGTTCCGCAGGACGTGGTTGCGACGGGAGGGAAGTGCTTCCTTCTGAAGTGGGTTACTG AGGACAAGTTAAAAGCCCTGAAAGAGAAGTCTAAGGAAACAGAATCAGAAGATCAGAAACCTGAACCAGCTACAGAAGTTCTTTTTCTCTGCAGCTACGAGGGTTGTGGAAAAACTTTCATCGATGCAGGGGCTTTGAAGAAACATGCTCACATCCATGGAGAGAAGCAACATGTTTGTCAATATGAAGGATGTGGCAAG AAATTTTTAGACAGTTCAAAGTTGAAGAGGCATTATCTTATTCATACAGGTGAAAGAGATTTCATATGTCCTTATGAAGGCTGTGGTAAG GCCTTCTCATTGGATTTTAACTTAAGGGCACATATGAAAACACATTCGCAGGATAATTATCATGTTTGTCCTTACCCAGAATGCGGGAAGAGATATATAAATGAGAGCAAGCTAAGAACCCATGTAAAGACACATCATGAAAAG AGTACAATGGTTGATATGGTGAAGCATGCTACGCCGGTAGAGAAGCCACATACTTCCAAGGCAACCGCAGCTGCTTATGGTTCTGCTTCTGCTGAGCGCCCTTATGCCTGTCCATATGAAGGTTGTGAGAAAGCTTACATTCATGAGTACAAATTGAACCTCCATCTGAGAAAGGAACATCCTGGCCATAATTCCGAAGAAAATGGTAAACCTGCTCCAGTTGTTGGCCATGGTTTGGAGGAAGCCAGTGATCAGGAAGTGTACATCACAAAAGGTGGCATCGGCAAGAACTCAAAACGAAGCAAGCCCAATGTGGCACCGCAGATGCCACGTGCTAAAATCACAAACCGGAAAGGAAATCTGGTTCCTACAAATATGCCTGCTGTCAAGAAGCAATGGGCGAGCAAAGAGATGTACGAGGAAGATAGTGaggaaacagaagaagaagatcggGACAATGCCGAAGAGGATGGGTGGAGGTATCAGGCAAATGGGGATGATGAGGAGACAGAGGAGGAAGAATGA
- the LOC135650761 gene encoding O-fucosyltransferase 9-like, protein MRGRSWLVNEGGGGTGKGGTSPIFGRVVHGAAAAALRWRVALLLVPLVYVALMLVLVGWWNLEAMPARVGVAIPKKAPPPGSVYRSPQVFRKLWPFMQSDFNHSNALMMAWHQKTTQRWKPCLRKRLLQAELSPSNGFLIIEANGGLNQQRLSISDAVAVAGILNATLVIPIFHFNSVWRDSSQFKDIFDEEYFIETLKNHVRVVKELPLDILQRFDNNISNILNMRTKALSSKAYYLQKVLPKLLENGAVRIAPFSYRLAHSVPSSIQRLRCLTNYEALRFSPPIRTLAERMVDRMVKNSSSNGGKYISVHLRFEKDMVAFSCCTYDGGQQEKTEMDKARERGWRGKFNKPGRVISPEANRRNGKCPLTPLEVGMMIRGMGFGNTTTIYVASGKIYNAQKYMAPLRQLFPLLETKETLASADELAPFKGHSSRLAALDYTVCANSEVFVTTQGGNFPHFLMGHRQYFNGHSKTIKPDKRKLVLSFDNPNIRWDRFKHHMQEIFRHSDLKGVGLRKRDASLYSFPMPDCMCQQAEA, encoded by the exons ATGCGCGGTCGGAGCTGGCTCGTCAACGAGGGCGGCGGGGGGACCGGGAAGGGCGGGACCTCCCCGATTTTCGGGAGGGTCGTGCATGGTGCGGCGGCCGCGGCGTTACGGTGGAGAGTGGCCCTGCTGCTGGTTCCGCTCGTTTACGTGGCCCTGATGCTGGTGCTCGTCGGGTGGTGGAACCTTGAGGCCATGCCGGCCCGGGTCGGTGTTGCCATCCCCAAGAAGGCGCCGCCACCCGGGTCGGTGTACCGAAGCCCGCAGGTATTCCGGAAGCTATGGCCTTTCATGCAGTCGGACTTCAACCACTCCAATGCG TTGATGATGGCGTGGCATCAGAAAACAACTCAAAGGTGGAAACCTTGTTTAAGGAAGAGATTATTACAGGCAG AATTGTCTCCTTCAAATGGTTTTCTCATAATTGAAGCAAACGGAGGTCTGAATCAGCAGCGTTTATCT ATATCTGATGCGGTTGCTGTGGCAGGCATACTAAATGCAACACTTGTAATTCCAATATTTCATTTCAACAGTGTTTGGCGCGATTCAAG CCAGTTTAAGGACATATTTGATGAAGAATACTTTATAGAGACACTCAAAAATCATGTAAGAGTGGTCAAAGAACTTCCACTGGATATATTGCAGCGATTTGACAATAATATCAGCAATATTCTTAATATGAGAACTAAGGCCTTGTCATCGAAGGCTTACTATCTACAGAAGGTTCTGCCAAAACTATTAGAAAATGG GGCCGTACGTATAGCACCTTTCTCTTACAGGTTGGCTCATTCAGTTCCATCCAGCATCCAGCGCCTGAGATGTTTGACAAATTATGAAGCATTGCGCTTTTCTCCACCAATAAGAACTCTTGCAGAAAGAATGGTTGATAGAATGGTAAAGAACAGCTCATCAAATGGAGGGAAGTACATCTCAGTGCATCTTCGGTTTGAAAAG GATATGGTAGCCTTTTCTTGCTGTACTTATGATGGTGGTCAGCAAGAGAAAACTGAAATGGATAAAGCTCGTGAAAGGGGCTGGAGAGGAAAGTTCAACAAGCCTGGTCGAGTAATAAGCCCAGAGGCTAACAGAAGGAATGGAAAATGCCCTTTAACGCCATTAGAG GTGGGAATGATGATTCGAGGCATGGGTTTTGGTAATACCACAACAATCTATGTCGCCTCTGGAAAGATATATAATGCACAAAAGTACATGGCTCCACTTCGTCAGCTGTTTCCCCTTTTAGAGACCAAGGAAACTCTAGCCTCAGCAGATGAACTTGCACCTTTTAAG GGACACTCATCGCGGTTGGCAGCATTGGATTACACTGTTTGTGCTAACAGTGAAGTATTCGTCACAACTCAAGGAGGAAACTTCCCTCACTTTTTAATGGGACATAGGCAATACTTCAATGGACACTCTAAGACAATTAAACCTGACAAGAGAAAGTTGGTGTTATCCTTTGACAACCCAAATATTAG ATGGGACAGATTCAAGCATCACATGCAGGAAATTTTCCGTCATAGCGACTTGAAGGGTGTCGGTTTGCGAAAACGTGATGCATCCTTGTACTCTTTTCCGATGCCTGATTGCATGTGTCAACAAGCAGAAGCGTAA